A single region of the Thermodesulfatator indicus DSM 15286 genome encodes:
- a CDS encoding PEP-CTERM sorting domain-containing protein (PEP-CTERM proteins occur, often in large numbers, in the proteomes of bacteria that also encode an exosortase, a predicted intramembrane cysteine proteinase. The presence of a PEP-CTERM domain at a protein's C-terminus predicts cleavage within the sorting domain, followed by covalent anchoring to some some component of the (usually Gram-negative) cell surface. Many PEP-CTERM proteins exhibit an unusual sequence composition that includes large numbers of potential glycosylation sites. Expression of one such protein has been shown restore the ability of a bacterium to form floc, a type of biofilm.) — MKKGILGLVFGLVLCLVLPLSVQAVIINGSFETGDLTGWAAGGQAGVQSSVVFEGLYAAWIGTVDFNDDDTNDFTGEGGTEGYTNNWISQIINVSGMASLSLYYNYYTWDFAGWDEPGFEIQINGNPVLSINAGDIDTTGDETSLDFTGWQLFTYDLTNYPFDTLTLTIYAGNTGDDIIQSWVYIDAVRLNPIPEPSSILLLALAGGSLLAYRLRHKK; from the coding sequence ATGAAGAAGGGTATTTTGGGGTTAGTTTTTGGTTTGGTATTATGTTTGGTGTTACCTTTATCGGTCCAGGCAGTCATAATTAATGGCAGTTTTGAGACAGGAGATTTAACAGGATGGGCTGCTGGTGGCCAGGCAGGAGTTCAAAGTAGTGTTGTCTTTGAAGGTCTTTACGCTGCCTGGATAGGAACAGTAGATTTTAATGATGATGATACAAATGATTTTACCGGTGAAGGAGGTACAGAAGGTTATACTAACAACTGGATTTCGCAGATAATAAACGTTTCAGGAATGGCTAGTTTAAGCCTTTATTACAATTATTACACTTGGGACTTTGCAGGGTGGGACGAGCCTGGTTTTGAAATACAGATTAATGGCAATCCAGTTCTTTCTATCAATGCCGGAGACATAGATACTACAGGAGATGAAACTTCTCTTGATTTTACCGGCTGGCAACTTTTTACTTACGACTTGACAAATTATCCCTTTGATACTCTAACGCTTACAATATATGCTGGAAATACAGGAGACGACATTATCCAATCATGGGTTTATATTGACGCTGTCCGCCTTAACCCAATTCCTGAACCTTCATCCATCCTGTTACTGGCTTTGGCTGGTGGTTCATTATTAGCTTATCGTTTGCGGCATAAGAAGTAA
- a CDS encoding phosphoribosylaminoimidazolecarboxamide formyltransferase — translation MSEDIKKMYRTIVSDHFPDEIKITFGDQTLTYRKRTWKIEVEPGVIEERGLRYGENPDQEAALYELVGGNLVLGECEYIEPGLGLVSSLSEEDMLQFGKHPSKTNLTDVDNSLNILRYLAKRPACVIVKHNNPCGVAHGETIEEAFIRAYRADRIAAFGGAIALNRSVDKACAEAISREYFEVVAAPEYEEGAVEILKKRKNLRIIRIKRIDRLEEYWGKRVVEFKSLIDGGIIVQQSQVNKVRGPEDLKPAVAKKPDGTEVRCKREPTEREIEDMIFGWAVEIGVTSNSVLFVKDLCTVAIGTGEQDRVGVTEIAIFKAYVKYADLLCYDRYGIPYKQLELEIRKGLRPEAQKIEIDEETRAKRAGLPGSVMVSDAFFPFRDAVDVAIKEGISAIIQPGGSVRDWESIEACNEADPPVAMLFTGQRVFKH, via the coding sequence GTGAGCGAAGATATCAAAAAAATGTATCGCACCATTGTTTCTGACCATTTCCCTGATGAAATCAAGATAACTTTTGGGGACCAAACCCTTACCTATCGCAAAAGGACCTGGAAGATAGAAGTAGAGCCTGGGGTCATTGAGGAGCGCGGTTTGCGTTATGGGGAAAACCCTGATCAGGAGGCAGCTCTTTACGAGCTGGTAGGAGGTAATCTGGTTTTGGGTGAATGTGAGTATATAGAGCCGGGCCTTGGCCTTGTCTCAAGCCTATCTGAAGAAGACATGCTCCAGTTTGGTAAACACCCTAGTAAAACCAATCTTACCGATGTGGATAACTCTCTCAATATTTTACGTTATTTGGCCAAGCGGCCAGCCTGTGTAATCGTAAAACATAATAACCCTTGTGGGGTGGCTCATGGTGAAACCATTGAAGAGGCCTTCATCAGGGCTTATCGGGCAGACCGAATTGCCGCTTTCGGTGGCGCCATTGCTCTTAACCGTTCGGTGGATAAGGCCTGCGCCGAGGCTATTAGTCGGGAATACTTTGAAGTGGTGGCGGCGCCGGAATATGAGGAAGGGGCGGTTGAGATTCTCAAAAAACGCAAAAACCTTCGCATAATTCGTATCAAACGGATAGACAGGCTTGAAGAATACTGGGGTAAAAGGGTCGTTGAGTTTAAAAGCTTAATTGACGGTGGCATTATTGTTCAGCAGTCCCAGGTTAATAAAGTTAGAGGGCCTGAAGATCTGAAACCAGCGGTGGCCAAAAAACCTGACGGTACGGAAGTGCGCTGCAAGAGAGAGCCTACCGAGCGCGAGATTGAAGATATGATCTTCGGCTGGGCGGTAGAGATAGGCGTAACTTCGAACTCCGTTCTTTTCGTAAAAGACCTTTGCACCGTGGCTATTGGCACCGGAGAGCAGGACCGGGTCGGCGTTACGGAAATCGCCATTTTCAAGGCCTATGTCAAGTATGCTGACCTCCTTTGTTATGACCGCTACGGAATTCCCTATAAACAACTTGAGCTTGAAATACGAAAGGGGCTCAGGCCCGAGGCCCAGAAAATAGAAATAGACGAAGAAACCAGGGCCAAGAGGGCCGGCCTTCCCGGCTCGGTGATGGTTTCAGACGCCTTTTTCCCTTTCAGGGACGCTGTAGATGTGGCTATCAAGGAAGGTATTTCGGCCATTATACAGCCGGGTGGTTCGGTTAGAGACTGGGAGTCCATTGAGGCCTGCAACGAAGCGGATCCCCCCGTGGCCATGCTCTTCACCGGCCAGCGAGTTTTTAAACACTAA